Proteins found in one Salvelinus alpinus chromosome 11, SLU_Salpinus.1, whole genome shotgun sequence genomic segment:
- the nppcl2 gene encoding C-type natriuretic peptide 2, with protein sequence MAASSSSSTLTLLLLLILLSLSLSVESRLSSQPSPRPSPRKHDTQVLDNLFSAQLRSLILNQPDITSEGSTSGPFHSYHPPSQGLAGRGMGAGPVVPRLFLDFLRRQRMFRGGSRRSATARGCFGMKVDRIGSISGLGC encoded by the exons ATGGCTGCTTCATCTTCTTCTTCCACCCTtacccttcttctcctcctcatcctcctctctctgtcactgagtGTGGAGTCTCGACTCTCGTCCCAACCCTCGCCCCGACCCTCACCTCGGAAACACGACACACAG gtACTAGATAATCTCTTCAGCGCTCAACTCCGCTCTCTGATCCTCAACCAACCAGACATCACCTCTGAAGGTTCCACATCTGGCCCCTTCCATTcctaccaccctccctcccagggATTGGCTGGTCGTGGCATGGGGGCGGGTCCTGTGGTCCCCAGGTTGTTCCTAGACTTTCTGCGCCGACAGAGGATGTTCCGTGGGGGGAGCAGGAGGAGCGCCACCGCCAGGGGATGCTTCGGCATGAAGGTGGACCGCATCGGATCTATCAGCGGTCTGGGATGCTGA